One genomic segment of Micromonospora sp. WMMC415 includes these proteins:
- a CDS encoding RNA-guided endonuclease TnpB family protein, which yields MKVTRIAYSIGLNPGKYMALVEQARRLGRVRSEVWQRYGSISGVGSGLKDRQVRDRWLADGTHQRFGVLANAWKETARDAMADIAAHLASAKVEVRRAILRRTGAPAERKRMLTALKTHRWADDPFLARQMRKHWRRGKNRTHDQIVVRADQHHTLTDGHGRLWLAVPGLERRKMVRIPLSTTVAPTGTLRLILRGGRVEVHYQIDVSQMRSSQRPRGSRTIGVDKGYTEVLTDSDGEHHGTRLGELLATESDRLKQRNRRRAKLRSIANTAARRGDHRKANRIKVNNLGYVKRDRQAARHRAQVRTEIFIAVHRVVDKAATVVAEDLTKSFAGRTKLDRNVNRRLAAWTKGVTAEALTNVSERRGSALVHVNAAYTSQACHRCGSLGRRSGDRLHCTSCRVVWQADVNAAINILQRAGDPDIALHTSHHAVKQILQDRADRHRTRLPVQDSSPATAERSANHPNRSPMSN from the coding sequence GTGAAGGTCACCCGCATCGCCTACTCGATTGGCCTGAATCCGGGCAAGTACATGGCGCTGGTGGAGCAGGCCCGCCGGCTGGGTCGGGTGCGCAGCGAGGTGTGGCAGCGTTACGGCTCGATCAGCGGGGTGGGGTCCGGGCTGAAGGACCGACAGGTTCGAGACCGGTGGCTGGCCGATGGCACGCACCAGCGGTTCGGTGTGCTGGCAAACGCCTGGAAGGAGACCGCCCGCGACGCGATGGCCGACATCGCGGCGCACCTGGCTTCGGCCAAGGTCGAGGTGCGGCGGGCGATCCTGCGGCGCACCGGCGCTCCGGCCGAGCGCAAGCGCATGCTCACCGCGCTTAAGACCCACCGGTGGGCGGACGATCCGTTCCTGGCCCGGCAGATGCGCAAGCACTGGCGGCGAGGCAAGAACCGCACCCACGATCAGATCGTCGTGCGCGCCGACCAGCACCACACCCTTACTGACGGGCACGGCCGGCTGTGGCTGGCGGTACCCGGTCTCGAACGCCGCAAGATGGTCAGGATCCCGCTGTCCACGACGGTCGCTCCAACCGGCACGCTGCGGCTGATCCTGCGCGGCGGCCGGGTCGAGGTGCACTACCAGATCGACGTATCTCAGATGCGATCGTCGCAGCGACCGCGCGGCAGCCGGACCATCGGCGTCGACAAGGGCTACACCGAAGTCCTGACCGACTCCGACGGCGAGCACCACGGCACCCGCCTAGGCGAGCTGCTGGCTACGGAGTCGGACCGGTTGAAGCAGCGCAACCGGCGCCGGGCGAAGCTGCGCTCGATCGCCAACACCGCCGCCCGCCGCGGCGACCACCGCAAAGCGAACCGGATCAAGGTCAACAATCTGGGGTACGTGAAGCGGGACCGGCAGGCCGCCCGTCATCGGGCGCAGGTCCGCACGGAGATCTTTATCGCCGTGCACCGGGTCGTTGACAAGGCCGCCACGGTGGTCGCCGAAGACCTCACCAAAAGCTTCGCCGGACGCACAAAGCTCGATAGGAACGTCAACCGTCGCCTCGCCGCGTGGACCAAAGGGGTCACCGCTGAGGCGCTAACCAACGTGTCGGAACGCAGAGGTTCTGCGCTCGTCCACGTCAACGCCGCCTACACCTCACAAGCCTGTCACCGCTGCGGCAGCCTCGGCCGACGTAGCGGTGACCGGCTTCACTGCACCTCCTGCAGGGTGGTGTGGCAGGCCGACGTGAACGCCGCGATCAACATCCTGCAGCGAGCAGGCGACCCCGACATCGCCCTGCACACTTCGCATCACGCCGTGAAGCAGATCTTGCAGGACAGGGCCGATCGCCACCGGACCAGACTGCCGGTCCAGGACTCCAGCCCGGCCACCGCCGAGCGGAGCGCGAATCATCCGAACCGCTCACCAATGAGCAACTAG
- a CDS encoding TIGR03960 family B12-binding radical SAM protein, with product MSVPSTTPRPAAANPSVWSRLEPLLPQVTKPIQYVGGELGAVVKDWDAAAVRWALMYPDAYEVGLPNQGVQILYEVLNELPDVLAERTYAVWPDLEKLMRAHGVPQFTVDAHRPVRDFDVFGVSFSTELGYTNLLTAIDLAGIPLLAADRTDADPVIVAGGHAAFNPEPIADFVDAAVLGDGEEAVLEITTIVREWKAEGSPGGRDELLLRLARTESVYVPRFYDVDYLPDGRIQRVVPNRPDVPFRVHKRTTMDLDAWPYPKKPLVPLAETVHERYAVEIFRGCTRGCRFCQAGMITRPVRERSITTVGQMVQQGLEFSGFHEVGLLSLSSADHSEIGDMCSGLAQQYEGTNVSLSLPSTRVDAFNIELAQELSRNGRRTGLTFAPEGGSERIRKVINKMVSKEDLIRTVVTAYTNGWRQVKLYFMCGLPTETDEDVLEIADMAHEVIRAGRAATGSKDIRCTVSIGGFVPKPHTPFQWAAMERPEVIDGRLKLLKQAINADRSLGRAIGFRYHDGEPSLIEGLLSRGDRRVGAVIRKVWENGGRFDGWSEHFSYQRWVDAAAEALPAFGVDLDWYTTREREELEVLPWDHLDSGLDKDWLWQDWQDSLSEYEQDDCRWTPCFDCGVCPSMDTEIQIGPTGKKLLPLTPINGLRVPSGTPQ from the coding sequence ATGAGCGTTCCGTCCACCACGCCGCGCCCCGCCGCGGCCAACCCGTCGGTCTGGTCCCGCCTGGAGCCGCTGCTGCCCCAGGTGACCAAGCCCATCCAGTACGTCGGTGGCGAGCTGGGGGCGGTGGTCAAGGACTGGGACGCGGCGGCGGTGCGCTGGGCGTTGATGTACCCGGACGCGTACGAGGTCGGCCTGCCCAACCAGGGTGTGCAGATCCTCTACGAGGTGCTCAACGAGCTGCCCGACGTGCTGGCCGAGCGGACGTACGCGGTCTGGCCGGACCTGGAGAAGCTGATGCGCGCCCACGGCGTGCCGCAGTTCACGGTCGACGCGCACCGCCCGGTCCGCGACTTCGACGTGTTCGGCGTCTCCTTCTCCACCGAGCTGGGCTACACCAACCTGCTCACCGCGATCGACCTCGCCGGCATCCCGCTGCTCGCCGCCGACCGCACCGACGCCGACCCGGTGATCGTGGCCGGCGGGCACGCCGCGTTCAACCCGGAGCCGATCGCCGACTTCGTCGACGCCGCCGTGCTCGGCGACGGCGAGGAGGCGGTCCTGGAGATCACCACGATCGTCCGGGAGTGGAAGGCCGAGGGTTCCCCGGGCGGACGCGACGAGCTGCTGCTGCGGCTGGCCCGCACCGAGAGCGTCTACGTCCCGCGCTTCTACGACGTGGATTACCTGCCCGACGGCCGGATCCAGCGGGTCGTGCCGAACCGCCCGGACGTGCCGTTCCGGGTGCACAAGCGCACGACGATGGACCTGGACGCCTGGCCGTACCCGAAGAAGCCCCTCGTCCCGCTGGCCGAGACGGTCCACGAGCGGTACGCGGTGGAGATCTTCCGGGGCTGCACCCGCGGGTGCCGGTTCTGCCAGGCGGGCATGATCACCCGCCCGGTGCGCGAGCGGTCGATCACCACGGTGGGGCAGATGGTGCAGCAGGGGCTGGAGTTCTCCGGCTTCCACGAGGTGGGCCTGCTGTCACTGTCGTCGGCCGACCACTCGGAGATCGGCGACATGTGCTCCGGCCTCGCCCAGCAGTACGAGGGCACCAACGTGTCCCTCTCCCTGCCGTCGACCCGGGTGGACGCGTTCAACATCGAGCTGGCGCAGGAACTGTCCCGCAACGGCCGGCGGACCGGTCTGACCTTCGCCCCCGAGGGCGGGTCGGAGCGGATCCGCAAGGTGATCAACAAGATGGTGTCGAAGGAAGACCTCATCCGCACCGTGGTCACCGCCTACACCAACGGCTGGCGGCAGGTGAAGCTCTACTTCATGTGCGGCCTGCCCACCGAGACCGACGAGGACGTCCTCGAGATCGCCGACATGGCGCACGAGGTCATCCGGGCCGGCCGGGCGGCGACCGGCTCGAAGGACATCCGCTGCACGGTGTCGATCGGCGGGTTCGTGCCGAAGCCGCACACCCCGTTCCAGTGGGCGGCGATGGAGCGGCCGGAGGTCATCGACGGCCGGCTCAAGCTGCTCAAGCAGGCCATCAACGCCGACCGGTCGCTGGGCCGGGCGATCGGCTTCCGCTACCACGACGGTGAGCCGTCGCTGATCGAGGGCCTGCTGTCCCGCGGTGACCGCCGGGTCGGCGCGGTGATCCGGAAGGTCTGGGAGAACGGCGGCCGCTTCGACGGCTGGAGCGAGCACTTCTCGTACCAGCGGTGGGTGGACGCCGCCGCCGAGGCCCTGCCGGCCTTCGGCGTCGACCTCGACTGGTACACCACCCGGGAGCGCGAGGAGCTGGAGGTCCTGCCCTGGGACCACCTGGACTCCGGCCTCGACAAGGACTGGCTCTGGCAGGACTGGCAGGACTCGCTCAGCGAGTACGAGCAGGACGACTGCCGGTGGACCCCGTGCTTCGACTGCGGCGTCTGCCCGTCGATGGACACGGAGATCCAGATCGGTCCCACCGGGAAGAAGTTGCTCCCGCTGACCCCGATCAACGGCCTGCGGGTCCCCAGCGGCACCCCGCAGTAG
- a CDS encoding TIGR03936 family radical SAM-associated protein: MRYAKRGPLRFTSHRDFARAFERALRRAGVPMAYSQGFTPHPKISYASAAPTGVASEAEYLEIGLRDAVDPAALRGALDAALSPGLDVLDAVVATGGSLADRIQASHWRIELPEVDAAVLQKAVAAFSAADEVLVERMTKQGRRTFDARAAVNSIDVITPAETPSGVPAVPCAILELVVRQVTPSVRPDDVLSGLRVVADLEPPVSPRVTRLAQGMLTAQGAIADPLEADRDGATIDGH, translated from the coding sequence ATCCGGTACGCCAAGCGGGGGCCGCTGCGGTTCACCTCGCACCGGGACTTCGCGCGCGCGTTCGAGCGGGCGCTGCGCCGGGCGGGTGTGCCGATGGCGTACTCCCAGGGCTTCACACCCCACCCCAAGATCTCGTACGCCAGCGCGGCGCCCACCGGCGTGGCGAGCGAGGCGGAGTACCTGGAGATCGGGCTGCGCGACGCGGTCGACCCGGCCGCGCTGCGCGGCGCGCTCGACGCCGCTCTCTCGCCCGGGCTGGACGTGCTCGACGCCGTGGTCGCGACGGGCGGGAGCCTCGCCGACCGGATCCAGGCGTCGCACTGGCGGATCGAGCTGCCCGAGGTCGACGCCGCCGTGCTGCAGAAGGCGGTGGCCGCCTTCAGCGCCGCCGACGAGGTGCTGGTCGAGCGGATGACCAAGCAGGGCCGGCGCACCTTCGACGCCCGGGCGGCGGTCAACTCCATCGATGTGATCACACCGGCCGAGACGCCTTCCGGGGTCCCGGCGGTACCGTGTGCGATACTCGAACTGGTCGTGCGGCAGGTCACCCCCTCCGTACGGCCCGATGACGTCCTTTCCGGCCTCCGCGTGGTGGCCGACCTGGAGCCGCCGGTCTCACCGAGGGTGACCCGGCTGGCACAGGGCATGCTGACCGCGCAGGGTGCGATAGCGGATCCGTTGGAAGCGGACCGCGACGGGGCAACCATCGACGGGCACTGA
- a CDS encoding Rne/Rng family ribonuclease, with amino-acid sequence MLENEPEGGERTGSQPVGETAAHHTAQGGAPTNPADPSAESGNPTAGEPAAASPDEPAGDAPGASTGPAPGELADSGVAELGPPSTPRKRASRRRVAPVTQPEQTEAPVEASSDAVPGSGEAPQAEVLAPVSGDGEPPAKATRRRRKATTTRAAEEPLTAAAAEEAGADVVPPVKVTRTRRKKAAPAAAEPAAETPADAAGIGTEAAPAEPVAAEAGATGTEVEPEAGTEFGAAQTAAGGAAEVPSGVSAPAEEAEPERPTRRRRAALSAPTVLFMAPQPEEIPAARTVEEPAAEEAAEPPRRRRRGRRDVEPVEPVEPVEAVEVEEEPTEEAVEVAEDEDEDETAAGRRRRRRGRRGRGRGKGGADEDEEAEEAAQAEAEEPEAEEDEEPEAEDGDGLTRRRRRRRRRGAGDVEAATDDGVPTVVKIREPRRTVDEVQGVSGSTRLEAKRQRRRDGREQRRTRPPILSEAEFLARREAVDRVMAVRQRGDRTQIAVLEDGVLVEHYVTRNSAATMAGNVYLGKVQNVLPSMEAAFVDIGRGRNAVLYAGEVNWDTTGLEGRARSIEQALRSGDSVLVQVTKDPIGHKGARLTSHVALSGRHLVYVPGGNASGISRKLPDNERKRLRDVLKKLVPDGAGVIVRTAAEGASEDELARDVKRLQAQWEDIQAKAAEGGAPVLLYEEPDLVIRVVRDLFNEDFRELVIEGEGAYGMVESYLSHVSPDLVARLRRHLGASDVFAEYRIDEQILKGLDRKVFLPSGGHLVIDRTEAMTVVDVNTGKYTGAGGNLEETVTRNNLEAAEEIVRQLRLRDIGGIVVIDFIDMVLESNRELVLRRLTECLGRDRTKHQVTEITSLGLVQMTRKRIGAGLLEAFSETCECCKGRGLIIHTEPVPEKARPGGAGEKVKAVASAAPVAEAGTSSRRRGRKSVPAERTVVEVTEDESPADIIGTTDATGATTTGSDADYYDTMGYDLSRYETETPAAPDIADSQTGDSARLAAPDDPDALGDGEESEGGSGRRRSRRGGARRRTRP; translated from the coding sequence ATGCTCGAGAACGAGCCCGAGGGCGGCGAACGCACCGGCTCCCAGCCGGTTGGCGAGACCGCCGCACACCACACCGCCCAGGGCGGTGCCCCCACGAACCCCGCCGACCCGTCGGCGGAGAGCGGGAACCCGACCGCCGGCGAGCCCGCCGCGGCCAGCCCGGACGAGCCGGCGGGCGACGCCCCCGGTGCGTCGACCGGCCCCGCCCCGGGCGAGCTCGCCGACAGCGGCGTCGCCGAACTGGGCCCGCCGTCGACCCCCCGCAAGCGCGCCAGCCGGCGGCGGGTCGCCCCGGTGACCCAGCCCGAGCAGACCGAGGCCCCGGTCGAGGCCAGCAGCGACGCCGTGCCGGGCAGCGGCGAGGCCCCCCAGGCGGAGGTGCTCGCCCCCGTGTCCGGGGACGGGGAGCCGCCCGCGAAGGCGACGCGCCGCCGCCGCAAGGCCACCACGACCAGGGCCGCCGAGGAGCCCCTCACCGCGGCCGCGGCGGAGGAGGCCGGGGCGGACGTCGTACCGCCGGTGAAGGTGACCCGTACCCGACGCAAGAAGGCGGCCCCCGCGGCCGCCGAGCCGGCCGCGGAGACCCCGGCCGACGCCGCCGGGATCGGCACCGAGGCCGCGCCGGCGGAGCCGGTGGCGGCCGAGGCCGGCGCGACCGGGACCGAGGTCGAGCCGGAGGCCGGCACCGAGTTCGGCGCGGCGCAGACCGCTGCCGGCGGCGCCGCAGAGGTGCCCTCCGGGGTGTCCGCTCCCGCCGAGGAGGCCGAGCCGGAGCGCCCGACGCGGCGCCGGCGGGCGGCCCTCTCCGCGCCGACGGTGCTGTTCATGGCCCCGCAGCCGGAGGAGATCCCCGCCGCGCGGACCGTCGAGGAGCCCGCCGCCGAGGAGGCGGCCGAGCCGCCGCGCCGCCGCCGGCGCGGTCGCCGCGACGTCGAGCCGGTCGAGCCGGTCGAGCCGGTCGAGGCCGTCGAGGTCGAGGAGGAGCCGACCGAGGAGGCCGTCGAGGTCGCCGAGGACGAGGACGAGGACGAGACGGCCGCCGGCCGTCGGCGGCGCCGGCGTGGCCGGCGTGGCCGCGGCCGGGGCAAGGGCGGTGCCGACGAGGACGAGGAGGCCGAGGAGGCCGCTCAGGCCGAGGCGGAGGAGCCCGAGGCCGAGGAGGACGAGGAGCCCGAGGCCGAGGACGGCGACGGGCTGACCCGCCGCCGCCGGCGCCGGCGGCGGCGGGGAGCGGGCGACGTCGAGGCGGCCACGGACGACGGCGTGCCGACGGTCGTGAAGATCCGGGAGCCGCGCCGTACGGTCGACGAGGTGCAGGGCGTCTCCGGCTCCACCCGCCTGGAGGCCAAGCGCCAGCGGCGCCGGGACGGCCGTGAGCAGCGGCGTACCCGCCCGCCGATCCTCAGCGAGGCCGAGTTCCTGGCCCGGCGGGAGGCGGTCGACCGGGTGATGGCCGTCCGCCAGCGCGGCGACCGTACGCAGATCGCCGTCCTGGAGGACGGCGTGCTGGTCGAGCACTACGTGACCCGCAACTCGGCCGCCACGATGGCCGGCAACGTGTACCTGGGCAAGGTGCAGAACGTGCTGCCCAGCATGGAGGCGGCGTTCGTCGACATCGGCCGGGGCCGCAACGCCGTGCTGTACGCGGGCGAGGTCAACTGGGACACCACCGGCCTGGAGGGCCGGGCCCGGTCGATCGAGCAGGCCCTCAGGTCCGGTGACTCGGTGCTGGTGCAGGTCACCAAGGACCCGATCGGGCACAAGGGCGCCCGGTTGACCAGCCACGTGGCGCTCTCCGGCCGGCACCTCGTCTACGTCCCGGGCGGCAACGCGTCCGGGATCAGCCGCAAGCTGCCGGACAACGAGCGCAAGCGCCTGCGGGACGTGCTGAAGAAGCTGGTCCCGGACGGTGCCGGCGTGATCGTCCGCACCGCGGCCGAGGGCGCCAGCGAGGACGAGCTGGCCCGCGACGTCAAGCGGCTCCAGGCGCAGTGGGAGGACATCCAGGCCAAGGCCGCCGAGGGCGGCGCCCCGGTGCTGCTCTACGAGGAGCCCGACCTGGTCATCCGCGTCGTCCGGGACCTCTTCAACGAGGACTTCCGGGAGCTGGTGATCGAGGGCGAAGGCGCGTACGGCATGGTCGAGTCGTACCTGTCGCACGTCTCGCCGGACCTGGTCGCCCGCCTGCGCCGCCACCTGGGCGCGAGCGACGTGTTCGCCGAGTACCGGATCGACGAGCAGATCCTCAAGGGCCTGGACCGGAAGGTCTTCCTCCCCTCCGGCGGCCACCTGGTCATCGACCGGACCGAGGCGATGACCGTGGTGGACGTCAACACCGGCAAGTACACCGGTGCCGGCGGCAACCTGGAGGAGACGGTCACCCGGAACAACCTGGAGGCCGCCGAGGAGATCGTCCGCCAGCTGCGGCTGCGCGACATCGGCGGCATCGTGGTGATCGACTTCATCGACATGGTGCTGGAGTCGAACCGGGAGCTGGTGCTGCGCCGGCTGACCGAGTGCCTCGGGCGGGACCGCACCAAGCACCAGGTCACCGAGATCACCTCGCTCGGCCTGGTGCAGATGACCCGCAAGCGGATCGGCGCGGGCCTGCTGGAGGCGTTCAGCGAGACCTGCGAGTGCTGCAAGGGCCGGGGCCTGATCATCCACACCGAGCCGGTGCCGGAGAAGGCCCGCCCGGGCGGCGCGGGGGAGAAGGTCAAGGCCGTCGCCTCGGCCGCGCCCGTCGCCGAGGCGGGCACCTCGTCCCGCCGCCGCGGCCGCAAGAGCGTCCCGGCGGAGCGGACGGTGGTCGAGGTCACCGAGGACGAGAGCCCGGCCGACATCATCGGCACCACCGACGCCACCGGCGCCACGACGACCGGGTCGGACGCCGACTACTACGACACGATGGGCTACGACCTGTCCCGGTACGAGACCGAGACGCCGGCCGCGCCGGACATCGCCGACAGCCAGACCGGCGACTCGGCCCGGCTGGCGGCGCCCGACGACCCGGACGCGCTGGGCGACGGCGAGGAGTCCGAGGGCGGCTCCGGCCGGCGACGGTCCCGGAGGGGTGGCGCCCGCCGGCGTACCCGCCCCTGA
- the rplU gene encoding 50S ribosomal protein L21, producing MYAIVKTGGKQYKVAEGDVIEVEKLVGAPGDAVKLAAVLLVDGDDLVTDAAKLAKVEVSGEIAAHTKGPKIRIHKFKNKTGYHKRQGHRQPLTQVKVTGISSGK from the coding sequence ATGTACGCGATCGTCAAGACCGGCGGCAAGCAGTACAAGGTCGCCGAAGGCGACGTGATCGAGGTCGAGAAGCTCGTCGGTGCCCCCGGCGACGCGGTGAAGCTCGCCGCGGTGCTCCTCGTCGACGGTGACGACCTGGTGACCGACGCGGCGAAGCTTGCCAAGGTCGAGGTGTCCGGCGAGATCGCCGCGCACACCAAGGGCCCGAAGATCCGGATCCACAAGTTCAAGAACAAGACCGGCTACCACAAGCGCCAGGGTCACCGCCAGCCGCTGACCCAGGTCAAGGTGACCGGCATCTCCAGCGGGAAGTAG
- the rpmA gene encoding 50S ribosomal protein L27, whose translation MAHKKGASSSRNGRDSAAQRLGVKRFGGQVVSAGEILIRQRGTKFHPGDLVGRGGDDTLFALAAGAVQFGTKRGRKTVSIVPQQ comes from the coding sequence ATGGCTCACAAAAAGGGTGCGTCCAGCTCGCGTAACGGCCGTGACTCCGCGGCCCAGCGGCTCGGCGTGAAGCGCTTCGGTGGTCAGGTCGTGAGCGCGGGTGAGATCCTCATCCGCCAGCGCGGCACCAAGTTCCACCCGGGTGACCTGGTCGGCCGCGGCGGAGACGACACGCTCTTCGCGCTGGCCGCCGGCGCGGTCCAGTTCGGCACCAAGCGCGGCCGCAAGACCGTCAGCATCGTGCCGCAGCAGTAG
- the obgE gene encoding GTPase ObgE: MTTFVDRVVLHLQAGDGGHGCTSIHREKFKPFGGPDGGNGGHGGSVSLVVDPQVHTLLDFHFRPHVKAANGKGGAGSNRDGANGADLVLKVPNGTVVQALDGTVLADMVGAGTTFEVARGGRGGRGNAALANARRKAPGFAELGEPGDVIDVVLELKSVADVGLVGYPSAGKSSLISVISAAKPKIADYPFTTLVPNLGVVRVDNHTFTVADVPGLIPGAATGKGLGLEFLRHIERCSVLVHVVDTATLETDRDPVADIETIEAELTAYGGLADRPRLVALNKVDVPDGRDLAEIVRPDLEARGFRVFEVSAATREGLKELMYAMAELVEVARAAAPPAEPTRIVIRPTAVDDAGFTIEAAPDGAWVVRGVRPERWVRQTNFDNDEAIGYLADRLARLGVEEKLGKAGAQAGDLVRIGEREFDWQPTLYAGADFVPGVRGADIRLEDKAHRPSAAERLAARKARRQRPADEVEAGEPEQDAE; this comes from the coding sequence GTGACGACGTTCGTTGACCGGGTCGTCCTGCATTTGCAGGCCGGCGACGGCGGGCACGGCTGCACCTCGATCCACCGGGAGAAGTTCAAGCCCTTCGGCGGGCCCGACGGCGGCAACGGCGGGCACGGCGGCAGCGTCTCCCTGGTGGTCGACCCGCAGGTCCACACGCTGCTCGACTTCCATTTCCGCCCGCACGTCAAGGCAGCCAACGGCAAGGGCGGCGCCGGCTCGAACCGGGACGGCGCGAACGGCGCCGACCTGGTGCTGAAGGTGCCGAACGGCACGGTCGTGCAGGCCCTCGACGGCACGGTGCTGGCCGACATGGTCGGCGCCGGCACCACCTTCGAGGTCGCCCGGGGCGGCCGTGGCGGCCGGGGCAACGCGGCGCTGGCCAACGCCCGCCGCAAGGCGCCCGGCTTCGCCGAACTGGGCGAGCCCGGCGACGTGATCGACGTGGTGCTGGAGCTGAAGAGCGTCGCCGACGTCGGCCTGGTCGGCTACCCGTCCGCCGGCAAGTCGTCGCTGATCTCGGTGATCTCGGCCGCCAAGCCGAAGATCGCCGACTACCCGTTCACCACCCTCGTGCCGAACCTCGGCGTGGTCCGGGTGGACAACCACACCTTCACCGTCGCGGACGTGCCCGGCCTGATCCCCGGCGCGGCCACCGGCAAGGGGCTCGGCCTGGAGTTCCTCCGGCACATCGAGCGCTGCTCGGTGCTGGTTCACGTGGTCGACACCGCGACGCTGGAGACGGACCGCGACCCGGTCGCCGACATCGAGACGATCGAGGCGGAGCTGACCGCGTACGGAGGACTCGCCGACCGGCCCCGCCTGGTCGCGCTCAACAAGGTCGACGTGCCGGACGGGCGGGACCTGGCCGAGATCGTCCGGCCCGACCTGGAGGCACGCGGCTTCCGGGTGTTCGAGGTCTCCGCCGCGACCCGCGAGGGGCTCAAGGAGCTCATGTACGCGATGGCGGAGCTGGTCGAGGTCGCGCGGGCCGCCGCGCCGCCGGCCGAGCCCACCCGGATCGTCATCCGGCCGACGGCGGTCGACGACGCGGGCTTCACGATCGAGGCCGCCCCGGACGGCGCCTGGGTCGTGCGGGGCGTCCGACCCGAGCGTTGGGTCCGGCAGACGAACTTCGACAACGACGAGGCGATCGGCTACCTGGCCGACCGGCTGGCCCGCCTGGGCGTCGAGGAGAAGCTCGGCAAGGCCGGGGCGCAGGCCGGCGACCTGGTGCGCATCGGGGAGCGCGAGTTCGACTGGCAGCCCACCCTGTACGCCGGCGCCGACTTCGTCCCCGGCGTCCGCGGTGCCGACATCCGGCTGGAGGACAAGGCGCACCGGCCCAGCGCCGCCGAGCGGCTGGCCGCCCGCAAGGCCCGGCGGCAGCGGCCGGCCGACGAGGTCGAGGCGGGCGAACCGGAGCAGGACGCCGAATAG
- a CDS encoding GNAT family N-acetyltransferase produces MLITARTASDPELAALVAAQHRELCDSGFAGPPGAPPEELRFLVAVLGGRAVACGGLRALDDGSGELHRLYVRPAYRGRGIARQLLAALEEMAFRSGRALVRLRTAGHLAGFYATCGYRRIPGYGEPDPYTVCFAKRLPVAA; encoded by the coding sequence ATGCTGATCACGGCACGTACCGCCAGCGATCCGGAACTCGCCGCCCTGGTGGCGGCCCAGCACCGCGAACTGTGCGACAGCGGCTTCGCCGGCCCGCCCGGCGCTCCGCCGGAGGAACTCCGTTTCCTGGTGGCGGTCCTCGGTGGCCGGGCGGTCGCGTGCGGCGGGCTGCGGGCCCTCGACGACGGGAGCGGCGAGCTGCACCGGCTGTACGTCCGGCCGGCGTACCGGGGAAGGGGCATCGCCCGGCAACTGCTGGCGGCGCTGGAGGAGATGGCCTTCCGGTCCGGTCGCGCGCTGGTCCGGCTGCGGACCGCCGGGCACCTGGCCGGCTTCTACGCGACGTGCGGCTACCGGCGCATCCCCGGGTACGGCGAGCCGGACCCGTACACCGTCTGCTTCGCGAAGCGGCTGCCGGTCGCGGCCTGA
- a CDS encoding DUF4383 domain-containing protein, with amino-acid sequence MARNARGGSRTRVQLAALAVAGLFVLLGVLGFVPGVTTDYDGMRFAGHHSEAKLLGLFQVSVLHNILHLGFGLVGLVLARRIAGARLFLAGGGALYLGLWLYGLAVNQESAANLIPVNDAANWLHLFLGFGMLALGLLLSNRVGTGGRLDTPFDRP; translated from the coding sequence ATGGCGCGGAACGCACGCGGCGGGTCGAGGACCCGGGTCCAGCTCGCGGCCCTCGCTGTGGCCGGGCTCTTCGTCCTGCTCGGGGTGCTCGGGTTCGTTCCCGGGGTCACCACCGACTACGACGGCATGCGGTTCGCCGGGCACCACTCGGAGGCGAAGTTGCTCGGTCTCTTCCAGGTGTCGGTCCTGCACAACATCCTGCACCTGGGGTTCGGCCTGGTCGGTCTGGTCCTGGCCCGGCGGATCGCCGGGGCGCGGCTCTTCCTGGCCGGCGGCGGCGCCCTCTACCTCGGCCTCTGGCTCTACGGCCTCGCTGTCAACCAGGAGAGCGCGGCGAACCTCATCCCGGTCAACGACGCCGCCAACTGGCTGCACCTCTTCCTCGGCTTCGGCATGCTCGCCCTCGGCCTCCTGCTCTCCAACCGGGTGGGCACCGGCGGCCGGCTCGACACGCCGTTCGACCGGCCCTGA